A window of Phyllobacterium sp. T1293 contains these coding sequences:
- a CDS encoding NAD(P)H-dependent oxidoreductase, with translation MKTLILIFHPDFKQSRANRALADAAMQIPGTEVFDVQAAYPDGNIDSDAEVERMLSADRIVYQFPIQWYAAPPILQAWQNAVLTRMYYINYENEGRLLEGTPLFIATTAGNTPAAYTPQGVNLMPVSALLNPLRSMANRCGLPLAEPFVVYETMKADDETLRKAGASYASWLSRASIPHMNVVEQA, from the coding sequence ATGAAAACATTGATCCTCATATTTCACCCTGATTTCAAACAGTCACGCGCCAATCGCGCTCTGGCCGACGCAGCAATGCAGATCCCCGGCACGGAAGTGTTCGACGTTCAGGCCGCCTATCCGGACGGGAACATCGACAGTGACGCAGAAGTCGAGCGCATGCTTTCGGCTGACCGCATTGTCTATCAGTTTCCGATCCAGTGGTACGCTGCACCGCCGATCCTGCAGGCATGGCAAAATGCCGTACTGACCCGCATGTACTACATCAATTACGAGAATGAGGGCCGGTTGCTGGAGGGAACACCCCTGTTCATCGCGACGACGGCGGGCAATACACCAGCAGCCTACACGCCGCAGGGCGTCAATCTGATGCCTGTCAGTGCGCTGCTCAACCCCTTGCGCTCCATGGCCAACCGTTGTGGCCTTCCCCTCGCCGAACCGTTTGTCGTGTATGAGACCATGAAAGCGGATGACGAAACGCTGCGAAAAGCCGGGGCATCCTACGCTTCATGGCTGTCACGCGCATCAATACCCCACATGAATGTCGTCGAGCAGGCCTAG
- a CDS encoding SMc00767 family acetate metabolism repressor: MAPQTRVKERAEEQSSAMNADQQAVIRMVANDLHRLNQSVMKAVDAGVSVELVRSARHHGGDGNWGDLLIPVVVTRQ, encoded by the coding sequence ATGGCACCGCAGACACGCGTGAAGGAACGGGCCGAGGAGCAATCATCGGCCATGAATGCAGACCAGCAGGCTGTCATTCGCATGGTCGCGAATGATCTGCATCGCCTCAACCAATCCGTCATGAAGGCGGTTGACGCCGGTGTGTCCGTGGAGCTGGTTCGCTCTGCCCGCCACCATGGCGGCGACGGCAACTGGGGCGACCTTTTGATCCCGGTTGTTGTGACCCGGCAATAA
- a CDS encoding ABC transporter permease subunit has product MQKLIASVVSRLVISVPYLWMLIFFLIPFIIVFKISLSQVTMAIPPYTPTIDIWAGWQGFINSISQFSWDNYTFLGSDPLYVKAYLSSVIIAGISTFLTLLVGYPIAYGMARAPATVRSTLLMLVILPFWTSFLIRVYAWIGILKPEGLLNQFLIWANVIDTPLNILNTNTAVLIGIVYSYLPFLVLPIYSTLEKMDYSLVEAAEDLGCPPITAFWKITFPLSLPGVVAGCFLVFIPAVGEFVIPDLLGGSETLMIGKTLWNEFSANRDWPLSSAVAVVLLALLVVPIVLFQRSEAKAQESEK; this is encoded by the coding sequence ATGCAAAAATTGATAGCATCGGTCGTCAGCAGGCTGGTTATCAGCGTTCCCTATCTGTGGATGCTGATCTTCTTCCTCATCCCCTTCATTATCGTTTTCAAGATTTCGCTGTCACAGGTGACGATGGCGATCCCTCCCTATACGCCAACGATTGATATTTGGGCTGGCTGGCAAGGGTTCATCAACAGCATCTCGCAGTTCTCCTGGGACAATTATACGTTCCTCGGAAGCGATCCGCTTTATGTCAAAGCCTATCTTTCCAGCGTGATCATTGCTGGTATTTCGACGTTTCTGACGCTACTCGTCGGTTATCCTATTGCCTATGGTATGGCGCGGGCGCCTGCCACTGTCCGATCGACCCTGTTGATGCTGGTAATCCTGCCGTTCTGGACAAGTTTCCTTATCCGCGTCTATGCGTGGATCGGTATTCTCAAACCCGAGGGCCTGCTCAACCAGTTTCTGATTTGGGCCAATGTCATCGATACACCGCTGAATATTCTCAACACGAATACCGCCGTACTGATCGGTATTGTCTATTCCTATCTGCCATTTCTGGTTTTGCCGATTTATTCGACGCTGGAAAAGATGGACTATTCCCTTGTGGAAGCGGCTGAAGATCTTGGTTGCCCGCCCATCACGGCTTTCTGGAAAATCACCTTTCCGCTCTCGCTGCCCGGCGTCGTCGCCGGATGTTTCCTTGTTTTCATTCCGGCTGTCGGCGAGTTTGTTATCCCCGATCTGCTTGGTGGTTCTGAAACGCTGATGATCGGCAAGACGCTATGGAACGAGTTCTCCGCCAATCGCGACTGGCCATTATCTTCTGCGGTTGCAGTCGTTCTCCTGGCGCTGCTTGTTGTGCCTATTGTGCTGTTCCAGCGGTCGGAAGCCAAAGCCCAGGAAAGCGAGAAGTGA
- a CDS encoding ABC transporter permease — protein sequence MNTTWSRFNIVSLVIGFAFLYLPIVLLVVFSFNESRLVTVWAGFSTKWYVSLFNNKSFIDAAWVTIRVGLISATVATILGTLGALALTRYTRFRGRMLFSAMIYAPLVMPEVITGLSLLLLFVAIGFDRGIWTVTLAHITFTMCFVAVVVQSRLVTFDRSLEEAAMDLGATPVTTFFKVTLPVILPAVVSGWMLAFTLSLDDLVISSFTSGPGATTLPMRIYSQVRLGVTPEINAACTILIAIVAVGVVIASLANKRREVQKARDEQAAARH from the coding sequence ATGAACACAACCTGGTCCCGCTTTAATATTGTCTCATTGGTTATTGGCTTTGCATTTCTGTATTTGCCAATTGTCCTGCTGGTGGTGTTCTCCTTTAACGAGTCGCGCCTCGTCACTGTCTGGGCGGGGTTCTCGACCAAATGGTACGTGTCCCTGTTCAACAATAAGAGCTTCATCGATGCAGCATGGGTGACCATCCGCGTCGGCCTTATCTCGGCAACAGTTGCGACAATTCTGGGAACACTCGGCGCACTGGCGCTGACGCGCTACACCCGCTTCCGTGGCCGGATGCTGTTTTCAGCGATGATCTATGCGCCGCTGGTTATGCCCGAAGTGATTACCGGCCTGTCGCTGCTGCTGCTGTTCGTAGCTATCGGCTTTGACCGCGGCATCTGGACGGTTACGCTCGCCCATATCACCTTCACCATGTGTTTCGTGGCCGTGGTGGTGCAGTCGCGTCTCGTGACGTTCGACCGTTCGCTTGAGGAAGCGGCGATGGATCTGGGTGCAACGCCTGTTACGACCTTCTTCAAGGTGACGCTGCCGGTGATCCTGCCAGCTGTTGTTTCAGGCTGGATGCTGGCCTTTACCCTGTCACTTGATGATCTGGTGATTTCTAGCTTCACATCTGGGCCGGGTGCCACCACCTTGCCGATGCGCATTTACTCACAGGTTCGCTTGGGGGTAACGCCGGAGATCAATGCCGCCTGTACCATCCTGATTGCCATTGTTGCGGTGGGCGTGGTCATCGCGTCGCTTGCCAATAAACGCCGCGAGGTGCAGAAGGCGCGCGACGAGCAGGCAGCGGCCCGTCATTAA
- a CDS encoding helix-turn-helix domain-containing protein gives MAEGKIFAGPRIRRIRNEQGLTQTAMAEALGISPSYLNLIERNQRPLTVQLLLKLSSTYKIELDTLQVETGSSMAALKEVFSDPLLNGELPGDQELIEIGDAAPNAAAGIVKLYRAYRESLERLSDLSGMLAKEGHAPSLSATRLPLSEVREVLERKPNHFARIEGEVDSFLHLIKPGDDLAGALKAWLKSEHGITVRVLPVATMPNWRRRYDRHSQRLFISERLSPFDQLRELAIEAVLIRMQVVIAAEIQELKLSSDEARRIARFELARYAAQALMMPYQAFQTAALRARYDVDVLRSRFNVSFEQAANRLTTLQRQGAAGIPFFMLEVDHAGNRFRRAGAQSYPQSRFGGECPKLAVHAAFAQPGQILVEAIEMPGGAEFMTIARTLEGPQGGFNERPRRTAILLGCDIGFADETVYGAALGGKGIGATPVGPACRLCERSACLSRAEPPVTRPLGLDEMVTGLSAFDFQ, from the coding sequence ATGGCCGAGGGAAAGATATTTGCCGGTCCACGCATCCGGCGCATTCGCAACGAGCAGGGGCTGACGCAGACGGCCATGGCCGAAGCTCTGGGTATTTCTCCGTCCTACCTCAATTTGATCGAGCGCAATCAGCGCCCGCTGACTGTCCAGCTGCTTCTGAAATTGTCATCCACATACAAGATTGAGCTTGATACGCTGCAGGTTGAAACCGGCTCGTCCATGGCTGCGCTGAAAGAGGTCTTCTCTGATCCCCTGCTCAATGGTGAATTGCCCGGCGATCAGGAATTGATCGAGATTGGTGATGCCGCGCCCAATGCAGCGGCGGGCATCGTCAAACTTTACCGCGCCTATCGGGAATCATTGGAGCGCCTGTCTGACCTTTCAGGCATGTTGGCAAAAGAAGGGCATGCACCTTCCTTATCGGCCACACGTTTGCCGCTGAGTGAAGTCCGCGAAGTGCTTGAACGCAAACCCAACCATTTTGCCCGGATTGAAGGCGAGGTGGATAGTTTTCTCCATCTGATCAAGCCCGGCGACGATCTGGCCGGTGCCTTGAAAGCATGGCTGAAGAGCGAGCACGGGATCACCGTCCGCGTTTTACCTGTCGCGACCATGCCCAATTGGCGGCGGCGTTATGACCGGCATTCGCAGCGCCTTTTCATCTCGGAGCGCCTGTCGCCATTCGATCAATTGCGTGAATTGGCCATCGAGGCCGTGCTCATTCGCATGCAGGTGGTGATCGCCGCGGAGATTCAGGAGCTGAAACTATCCTCCGATGAAGCGCGCCGTATCGCGCGGTTCGAACTTGCCCGTTATGCGGCGCAAGCCTTGATGATGCCCTATCAGGCATTCCAGACTGCTGCCCTGCGTGCCCGCTATGATGTCGATGTGCTGCGCTCACGTTTTAATGTTTCCTTTGAACAGGCGGCCAATCGGCTGACAACGCTGCAAAGGCAGGGTGCCGCCGGTATTCCGTTTTTCATGCTCGAGGTTGACCATGCGGGCAATCGTTTTCGCCGGGCAGGGGCACAGAGCTATCCGCAATCGCGCTTTGGCGGCGAGTGCCCCAAACTGGCGGTGCATGCCGCCTTTGCCCAGCCGGGGCAGATTCTTGTAGAAGCCATCGAAATGCCCGGCGGCGCCGAATTCATGACCATCGCCCGCACGCTGGAAGGCCCGCAGGGCGGCTTCAATGAGCGTCCGCGCCGCACGGCGATTCTGCTTGGCTGCGATATCGGCTTTGCCGATGAAACTGTTTATGGGGCGGCCCTTGGTGGGAAGGGGATCGGCGCAACGCCGGTCGGTCCTGCCTGCCGCCTGTGTGAACGCTCGGCCTGTCTGTCGCGCGCCGAGCCGCCAGTTACCCGCCCGCTCGGACTGGACGAAATGGTGACGGGTCTCAGTGCCTTCGATTTTCAGTGA
- a CDS encoding AsmA-like C-terminal region-containing protein — MSWYRPRNILATIILLALVAAGLLAAIPYLVSTDVIRARLIQELSNWTGYSVESRQTPQISFFPVFSASLGDVTIRNPWQSGGTPFMKAERIEVDLSLISALMGRTEFTETKLIRPRFVIDEPIKSLSQIGESLAKTDGRVGDVMREARAAIEANPAKPDMSNVSSQPFGRIRLEDAVVTFKRPLNGAEEQISSISGVFEWPQTSGVASFRGNAIWHGEETEIDSSASKALLLLAGGTSPLQVNLTSTPLTLAFNGSANISKNQFFQGTLSLTSPSLRRTLEWSKTPSIPGAPIGSFALDATVSGSANRMKMDGLTATLNDNPAKGGIEIVLNDGTPSITGTLAFETLDLRSVLSGFMPLPDGSANSNAVIDTRFLKQANVDLRVSTQKATAGSINLTNVAATAQVRNGRAIFDIGEASAFNGSVAASFQLAEEGDGGATGELRLNGTDVNSASIAPLLGLGNRFELGKGTISVVLKGPITRWSSAMENAKGTLSMRFGTGQIKSLDFNNLLNKAKTDRFFSLNEKTDAWLAFDRMEIKANIMDGVAALDTAQVQMKSGVLNFAGIVTLIGKSLALTGDYAMPVATPAPAPTPAPAPATTTPAPATTPAPAETAPQAAAPADQKPVQTFNHTRFFIGGSWDNPFISPIIAPAN; from the coding sequence ATGTCCTGGTACAGGCCGAGGAACATTCTCGCAACGATCATTCTATTGGCTCTCGTTGCCGCGGGTCTCCTTGCCGCCATACCTTATCTCGTCAGCACGGATGTTATTCGCGCCCGACTGATCCAGGAACTCAGCAACTGGACGGGCTATAGCGTCGAATCCCGCCAAACGCCGCAAATCTCTTTCTTTCCGGTCTTTTCCGCTTCGCTTGGCGACGTGACAATACGAAACCCATGGCAGAGTGGAGGCACGCCCTTCATGAAAGCTGAACGCATCGAGGTCGACCTGTCGCTGATCTCGGCGCTGATGGGACGCACCGAATTCACCGAAACAAAGCTTATCCGCCCGCGTTTTGTTATCGATGAACCGATCAAGAGCCTTTCGCAAATCGGTGAATCGCTGGCCAAAACCGATGGCCGCGTTGGCGATGTCATGCGCGAGGCCCGTGCCGCTATCGAAGCCAATCCAGCAAAACCTGATATGAGTAATGTATCGTCACAGCCTTTCGGCCGCATACGGCTGGAAGATGCTGTGGTGACGTTCAAACGCCCGCTCAATGGTGCAGAAGAGCAGATTTCCAGCATTAGCGGTGTTTTCGAATGGCCGCAAACATCGGGTGTTGCGAGTTTTCGCGGCAATGCCATCTGGCACGGTGAAGAGACTGAAATAGACAGTTCGGCAAGCAAGGCCCTGCTGCTTCTGGCCGGCGGCACGAGCCCGCTACAGGTCAACCTCACATCGACGCCTTTGACCCTTGCCTTTAACGGTTCAGCCAATATCTCGAAGAACCAGTTTTTTCAGGGCACCCTGTCTCTGACCTCGCCTTCCCTGCGCCGAACCCTGGAATGGTCGAAAACACCGTCAATTCCCGGCGCGCCCATCGGCAGCTTTGCGCTTGATGCGACGGTTTCAGGCTCAGCCAACCGTATGAAAATGGACGGACTGACCGCAACACTTAACGACAATCCGGCCAAGGGCGGTATTGAGATCGTCCTGAATGATGGGACGCCGAGCATTACCGGAACGCTGGCTTTCGAAACACTTGATCTTCGCTCCGTTCTTTCAGGCTTCATGCCGCTGCCGGATGGTTCGGCCAATTCGAACGCGGTTATCGACACCCGTTTTCTTAAACAGGCAAATGTTGACCTGCGTGTTTCCACCCAGAAGGCGACGGCGGGGTCGATCAACCTTACCAATGTTGCGGCAACGGCGCAGGTGCGCAACGGCCGGGCCATTTTTGATATTGGCGAGGCATCGGCGTTCAACGGTTCTGTCGCGGCGAGTTTTCAGCTGGCTGAAGAAGGCGATGGCGGCGCCACAGGCGAATTACGCCTCAACGGAACCGACGTGAACAGCGCATCCATCGCCCCATTGCTGGGTCTGGGCAACCGTTTTGAGCTTGGCAAAGGCACAATCTCCGTGGTTCTTAAAGGCCCGATCACCCGGTGGTCATCGGCAATGGAAAACGCCAAGGGGACGCTGAGTATGCGTTTTGGCACCGGGCAGATCAAAAGCCTCGATTTCAACAACCTGCTCAACAAGGCCAAAACCGACCGATTTTTCAGCCTGAACGAGAAAACGGATGCATGGCTCGCATTTGACCGGATGGAGATCAAGGCCAATATCATGGATGGTGTGGCGGCGCTCGATACGGCGCAGGTCCAGATGAAATCAGGCGTATTGAACTTTGCCGGTATTGTCACGCTGATCGGCAAGAGTCTGGCTCTGACCGGAGACTACGCAATGCCGGTCGCCACGCCTGCTCCAGCCCCAACACCAGCGCCCGCACCGGCGACGACAACCCCTGCCCCGGCAACAACGCCAGCACCTGCAGAAACTGCGCCTCAGGCTGCAGCGCCTGCGGACCAGAAGCCCGTGCAGACCTTCAACCACACGCGCTTTTTTATCGGCGGTTCATGGGACAACCCGTTCATTTCGCCGATTATTGCACCGGCGAATTGA
- a CDS encoding ABC transporter ATP-binding protein: MKSLGSFRRKFAPWNDPEAKPYISFENVTKKFGDFTAVDDLSLTIYNREFFALLGASGCGKSTLLRMLAGFEEPTSGRILLDGQDLRGIPPYKRPVNMMFQSYALFPHMTVEGNIAFGLKQDGMPKNEIEARVAEMLKLVKLEQFAKRKPHQLSGGQRQRVALARCVAKRPKVLLLDEPLGALDKKLREETQFELMDLQMKLGLTFVVVTHDQEEAMTMADRIAVMDKGKVKQVATPAEVYEAPNSKFVADFIGNVNMFEGTVSTTVPGKVDINVPADKITIRTDATRDCSAGQTVGFAIRPEKIRLSRKEPADTSINAAHGELYDIAYFGDMTVFHVRLESGRIIKAASLNAVRTVENPLGYDDMVWVNFDTDAGILLIA, from the coding sequence ATGAAATCACTGGGAAGCTTTCGCCGTAAATTCGCACCTTGGAACGATCCTGAAGCAAAACCCTATATTTCCTTCGAAAATGTAACCAAGAAGTTCGGCGACTTCACCGCTGTCGATGATTTGTCCCTGACGATCTACAACAGGGAATTCTTTGCCCTTCTGGGCGCTTCGGGCTGTGGCAAGTCGACGTTGTTGCGTATGCTTGCCGGATTTGAAGAGCCAACCTCCGGTCGCATCCTGCTTGACGGACAGGATTTGCGCGGCATCCCGCCCTATAAGCGGCCCGTCAATATGATGTTCCAGTCCTATGCCCTGTTCCCGCACATGACGGTGGAGGGCAATATCGCCTTCGGCCTCAAGCAGGACGGCATGCCGAAGAATGAGATCGAGGCGCGTGTCGCCGAAATGCTGAAGCTGGTGAAACTGGAGCAGTTCGCCAAGCGCAAACCGCATCAGCTTTCCGGCGGTCAGCGTCAACGCGTGGCGCTTGCCCGCTGTGTTGCCAAACGGCCAAAAGTTCTGCTGCTGGACGAGCCTCTTGGCGCGCTCGACAAGAAGCTGCGCGAAGAAACCCAGTTCGAGTTGATGGACCTGCAGATGAAGCTTGGCCTTACCTTCGTGGTCGTGACACACGATCAGGAAGAAGCCATGACCATGGCTGACCGTATCGCCGTTATGGACAAAGGCAAGGTCAAGCAGGTGGCAACACCGGCGGAAGTTTACGAAGCCCCCAATTCGAAATTTGTCGCCGACTTCATCGGCAATGTGAATATGTTTGAAGGCACGGTTTCGACCACAGTTCCCGGCAAGGTCGATATCAACGTTCCTGCCGACAAGATCACCATCCGCACTGACGCAACGCGTGATTGCTCTGCTGGTCAAACAGTCGGCTTTGCCATCCGGCCCGAAAAAATCCGCCTCAGCCGCAAAGAGCCGGCTGATACCAGCATCAATGCCGCCCATGGCGAACTCTATGATATTGCCTATTTTGGCGACATGACCGTTTTCCATGTGCGGCTTGAAAGCGGCCGCATCATCAAGGCGGCCAGTCTCAACGCGGTGCGCACGGTCGAAAATCCGCTTGGTTATGACGATATGGTTTGGGTCAATTTCGATACCGATGCCGGTATCCTGCTGATAGCATAG
- a CDS encoding DMT family transporter, with protein sequence MIGCLLVAGSAIAWSTGGALTRFLETTDNWAVVFWRSVFAALFLLCFMLVRDGPRGTLVLFRNMGLAGIGVGICFAIASACFIVALSYTTVANVLLLQAAVPLLAALISWVLFRERVSFATWGAIAVVIAGVAIMVSDSLDGEVSPIGDLLALLIAISFASATVITRRKAHLRMTPAVFLGTVMAACAASLMAGSFSVSMGDFGFLIALGAVNLGLGLALFVSGARLIPSALAALIGTLEPVLGPVWVWLLHNEVPAQRTIIGGGIILTALLFHLGWEYRRQRSVSARNRAA encoded by the coding sequence ATGATTGGCTGTCTGCTTGTTGCGGGCTCGGCTATAGCCTGGAGCACAGGCGGCGCTCTCACGCGGTTCCTTGAAACCACCGATAATTGGGCCGTTGTTTTCTGGCGTTCCGTGTTTGCCGCGCTTTTCCTTCTCTGCTTCATGCTGGTGCGCGATGGTCCGCGTGGTACGCTGGTTCTGTTTCGGAATATGGGACTGGCGGGAATAGGCGTCGGCATCTGTTTTGCCATTGCCTCGGCCTGCTTCATTGTCGCTCTGTCCTATACAACAGTTGCCAATGTTCTTTTGCTTCAAGCGGCAGTGCCGCTTCTCGCGGCGCTGATTTCCTGGGTCTTGTTCCGCGAGCGGGTAAGCTTTGCAACCTGGGGTGCGATTGCAGTTGTGATTGCCGGTGTCGCCATCATGGTTTCCGATTCGCTTGATGGTGAGGTTTCACCCATTGGTGATCTTCTCGCATTGCTGATTGCCATATCCTTCGCCTCGGCCACAGTTATCACACGGCGCAAGGCCCATCTGCGCATGACACCAGCTGTTTTTCTCGGGACCGTCATGGCGGCCTGCGCGGCATCCCTTATGGCGGGATCATTTTCGGTAAGTATGGGTGATTTTGGCTTCCTGATTGCCCTCGGTGCGGTCAATCTCGGTCTTGGCCTCGCGCTTTTTGTCAGCGGAGCACGCCTCATTCCGTCGGCGCTGGCTGCACTGATCGGCACACTCGAACCAGTGCTTGGGCCCGTCTGGGTCTGGCTTTTGCACAATGAAGTGCCAGCCCAGCGCACCATCATTGGTGGCGGCATTATTCTGACCGCACTGCTTTTCCATCTTGGCTGGGAATATCGTCGCCAGCGTTCCGTTTCAGCGAGAAACCGGGCTGCCTGA
- a CDS encoding polyamine ABC transporter substrate-binding protein — MGIKSILLTATFALGLATAAGAQERVVNVYNWSDYIDDTILADFTKETGIKVVYDTFDSNEILETKLLAGGTGYDVVVPTASFLQRQIAAGVFQKLDKSKLPNLKNTWDLINQRIEKYDPGNQYAVDYMWGTTGLGYNVDKMKEILGTDERPNWDILFKPEMAAKFKDCGIHVLDSASDVLPSTLAYLGLDPDSKNPDELAKGADLLTAVRPSIRKFHSSEYINALAAGDICLALGYSGDILQAKDRAEKANAGVKVDYAIPSQGAQMWFDVMAIPADAPHVAEAHEFINYILRPEVAAKASNVVSYANGNKASQEFIDKSILENPAVYPDEATLKKLFTVTPYDTKTQRTVTRLWTKVVTGQ, encoded by the coding sequence ATGGGTATCAAATCCATTCTTTTAACGGCCACTTTTGCCCTTGGGCTTGCCACGGCGGCAGGCGCACAGGAACGCGTCGTCAACGTGTATAATTGGTCCGATTATATTGATGACACTATCCTTGCTGATTTCACCAAGGAAACCGGCATCAAGGTTGTCTATGATACCTTCGACTCCAATGAAATCCTCGAAACAAAGCTGTTGGCTGGCGGTACGGGGTATGACGTTGTTGTCCCGACGGCATCCTTCCTCCAGCGCCAGATTGCTGCCGGTGTTTTCCAGAAACTCGACAAGTCGAAGCTGCCGAACCTGAAAAACACATGGGACCTGATCAACCAGCGCATTGAGAAATACGATCCGGGCAATCAGTACGCAGTCGACTACATGTGGGGAACAACTGGCCTTGGCTATAATGTCGACAAGATGAAGGAAATTCTCGGCACCGACGAACGTCCGAACTGGGACATCCTGTTCAAGCCGGAAATGGCCGCCAAGTTCAAGGATTGCGGTATTCATGTTCTTGATTCCGCATCGGATGTGTTGCCATCAACGCTCGCGTATCTTGGTCTTGATCCGGACAGCAAGAATCCTGATGAACTCGCCAAGGGCGCTGATCTGTTGACGGCGGTTCGCCCATCTATCCGCAAGTTCCATTCGTCCGAATATATCAATGCGCTGGCCGCAGGCGATATCTGCCTCGCGCTCGGTTATTCCGGTGACATTCTGCAGGCCAAGGATCGCGCAGAAAAAGCCAATGCCGGTGTGAAGGTCGACTATGCGATCCCGTCGCAGGGCGCGCAGATGTGGTTTGACGTGATGGCTATCCCTGCCGATGCGCCGCATGTGGCTGAAGCACACGAATTCATCAACTACATCCTGCGCCCGGAAGTGGCTGCCAAGGCATCGAACGTCGTTTCCTATGCCAACGGCAACAAGGCTTCGCAGGAGTTCATCGACAAATCCATTCTGGAAAATCCAGCGGTTTATCCGGATGAAGCCACGCTGAAGAAGCTCTTCACCGTGACGCCTTACGATACAAAAACGCAGCGGACAGTAACGCGGCTCTGGACCAAAGTTGTAACAGGCCAGTAA
- the aceA gene encoding isocitrate lyase: MTDFYNLVPNAPGGRFDGIERPYTPDDVKKLRGSVQIKYTLAENGANRLWQLIHEDDFVNALGALSGNQAMQMVRAGLKAIYLSGWQVAADANTASSMYPDQSLYPANAAPELAKRINKTLQRADQIETAEGKGLSVDTWFAPIVADAEAGFGGPLNAFEIMKAFIEAGAAGVHYEDQLASEKKCGHLGGKVLIPTAAHIRNLNAARLAADVMGTPTLVIARTDAEAAKLLTSDIDERDRPFVDYDAGRTTEGFYQVKNGLESCIARAIAYAPHADMIWCETSKPDLEQAKRFAEGVRKEHPNKLLAYNCSPSFNWKKHLDEATIAKFQRELGAMGYKFQFITLAGFHQLNFGMFELARGYKDRQMSAYSELQEAEFAAEVNGYTATKHQREVGTGYFDAVSLAITGGQSSTTAMGESTETAQFRPAAE; the protein is encoded by the coding sequence ATGACTGATTTTTACAACCTGGTACCAAATGCCCCTGGAGGTCGTTTCGATGGTATTGAACGTCCCTATACGCCTGACGATGTCAAAAAGCTGCGCGGTTCCGTTCAGATCAAATATACTCTTGCTGAAAACGGAGCCAACCGCCTCTGGCAGCTCATCCATGAAGACGATTTCGTCAACGCCCTTGGCGCGCTCTCGGGCAATCAGGCGATGCAGATGGTGCGTGCGGGCCTCAAGGCGATTTACCTCTCCGGCTGGCAGGTTGCTGCGGATGCAAACACCGCTTCCTCCATGTATCCTGACCAGTCGCTGTACCCTGCAAACGCTGCTCCAGAACTGGCAAAGCGCATAAACAAGACGTTGCAGCGCGCCGACCAGATTGAAACAGCAGAAGGCAAAGGCCTGTCGGTTGACACATGGTTCGCGCCGATCGTTGCGGATGCGGAAGCCGGTTTTGGTGGCCCGCTCAACGCTTTCGAGATCATGAAGGCTTTCATCGAGGCCGGTGCTGCGGGTGTGCATTATGAAGATCAGCTGGCATCGGAAAAGAAGTGCGGCCATCTCGGCGGCAAGGTTCTGATCCCGACCGCTGCGCACATTCGCAACCTGAACGCGGCGCGTCTTGCTGCCGACGTCATGGGGACACCGACGCTGGTTATCGCCCGCACAGATGCGGAAGCTGCGAAGCTTCTGACCTCGGATATTGACGAGCGCGACCGGCCCTTCGTTGACTATGATGCCGGACGGACCACAGAGGGCTTCTATCAGGTCAAGAATGGTCTCGAATCCTGTATCGCCCGGGCAATCGCTTACGCACCGCATGCGGATATGATCTGGTGCGAAACGTCAAAGCCCGATCTGGAACAGGCCAAGCGCTTTGCCGAAGGCGTGCGCAAGGAACATCCGAACAAGCTGCTTGCCTATAACTGTTCACCTTCGTTCAATTGGAAGAAGCATCTGGACGAAGCGACGATTGCCAAGTTCCAGCGCGAGCTGGGAGCGATGGGCTACAAATTCCAGTTCATTACGCTGGCTGGTTTCCATCAGCTCAACTTCGGCATGTTCGAGCTGGCTCGCGGATATAAGGACCGTCAGATGTCCGCCTATTCCGAGTTGCAGGAAGCGGAATTTGCAGCCGAGGTAAATGGCTACACCGCGACCAAGCACCAGCGCGAAGTTGGCACGGGTTATTTCGATGCGGTTTCGCTGGCTATCACCGGCGGACAGTCTTCGACAACGGCCATGGGTGAATCGACCGAGACGGCACAGTTCCGTCCAGCTGCCGAGTAA